From the genome of Cryptococcus neoformans var. neoformans B-3501A chromosome 1, whole genome shotgun sequence, one region includes:
- a CDS encoding hypothetical protein (HMMPfam hit to Na_Ca_ex, Sodium/calcium exchanger protein, score: 186.7, E(): 4.6e-53) — MPSSNQRRRAWLLLAASISIHVILLNTTRRIGGRTLPRNAPLLKRFVEGGISSDDDSILDFPYLDWYNALPLTYRPIFILFLLFILAFLFSFIGISAADFFCPNLSTVAAYLGLNESTAGVTFLAFGNGSPDVFSTFSAMSSGTLGLAVGELIGAASFIVSIVVGSIAFIRPFHVPKNAFRRDVIFFTIAVLMLIVALHDGHLTFAESGSMVGLYVVYVGVVVSESWWMRRIRRRHGLKHKLSSNSISQLIKPVVVNGRLSPRPPSPMEHPSPVPIHAADQEQAILLTPESETPTRRRRSCSHSNLIPHHYYSEPLDLPTPRANMSLLGAVEFRDVVNSLRREGSTQSSTRSNSPGGTPTPGGGRERPDYFGPVGHSHRRSISQGHAFQPQTIGMERRTSSMGRRRSSTHSVDIIDRDRRRTISAPSPIPASPRSSEGDDQIKTPTPVGLGISSSELNPWSDQTGHPPTPLTGFTTPSEQTSPSNSKPSLAKLIIPHNSFSHTRSSHKPPVPAISIIDPSGHTSSPPLLLTPSLSSATSRRQKIHKNIKIALRILFPSLQSFRHKSVLGMILATMSVPAILALTLTLPVVDDGNEMEQGGVRLEDGDEYGGGDDGDLSGDYLDDGYDRDDDTDEDHETYGHGEGEEYDYDQGEEEADRLLNPQIGEELHHLVDHGFSPLHSPLGRIYHAAKSRMNQHVEYGDEDEGNLGSGGLSPARNEEEDGYEEEEDFFAREEGKEIDDECEEACEQAMEFNKYLVATQCVLGPAFCCFIMFNNQTYFKWVMLGSSIAGLIVAIPVLLFGKDGTAQPWRLVRCFAGFICSMMWIAAIADEVVDVLSTLGEILGLSDAIIGLTIFAVGNSLADLVANVTVAQFAPAMAYAACFGGPMLNLLLGVGGSGTYHLLFSSPHSPIIVDFSPTLWVSATGLILMLVATAIFVPLNGYLIDRRWAVCLIAGYIILMTVNVGVELKTGRD, encoded by the exons ATGCCATCGAGCAatcagaggaggagggctTGGCTCCTTCTCGCAGCCAGCATATCCATCCATGTCATCCTCCTGAATACCACTCGCCGAATCGGTGGACGCACATTACCAAGGAACGCCCCACTGTTGAAACGTTTTGTAGAAGGAGGTATATcttctgatgatgat TCAATCCTCGACTTCCCTTACCTTGACTGGTACAACGCACTTCCACTCACCTACAGACCCATATTCATTCtattcctccttttcatcctcgcctttctcttttcctttattGGAATATCAGCCGCCGACTTTTTCTGTCCCAACTTATCCACAGTGGCGGCATATCTGGGGCTAAACGAGAGCACAGCCGGAGTCACCTTTCTAGCTTTCGGTAATGGAAGCCCAGATGTGTTCAGTACATTCTCTGCCATGAGTAGCGGGACACTGGGACTGGCCGTTGGGGAGCTCATTGGAGCTGCTAGTTTCA TTGTATCCATAGTCGTCGGCTCCATCGCCTTCATCCGCCCTTTCCATGTCCCTAAAAATGCGTTTCGAAGGGACGTCATATTCTTCACCATCGCCGTCTTGATGCTCATCGTCGCCCTCCATGATGGCCATCTCACATTTGCCGAGTCAGGCTCAATGGTAGGCCTATACGTGGTCTACGTTGGAGTTGTCGTCTCCGAAAGTTGGTGGATGAGGCGGATAAGGAGACGGCACGGGCTTAAACACAAGTTATCATCAAACTCCATCTCTCAACTAATCAAACCAGTGGTCGTGAACGGCCGTCTTAGTCCCCGACCGCCTTCGCCCATGGAACACCCTTCGCCTGTCCCTATCCACGCCGCCGATCAGGAACAAGCTATCCTCCTTACTCCTGAGAGCGAAACACCTACTCGACGACGGAGATCATGCTCTCATTCCAACCTCATTCCCCACCATTATTACAGCGAGCCTTTGGATCTCCCTACACCACGAGCGAACATGTCTCTCTTGGGTGCCGTCGAATTCCGGGACGTTGTCAATTCATTAAGACGAGAAGGCTCAACTCAGTCAAGTACGAGGTCAAATAGTCCTGGTGGTACACCTACACCAGGCGGTGGTAGAGAGAGGCCGGATTATTTTGGACCTGTAGGCCATAGCCATAGACGATCGATCTCTCAAGGACATGCGTTCCAGCCGCAAACCAtagggatggagagaagaacaagctccatgggaagaagaaggtcatCCACTCACTCTGTCGATATTATAGATCGAGACCGCAGACGGACCATCTCTGCCCCCTCTCCTATCCCCGCATCACCTCGTTCCTCAGAAGGGGATGACCAAATAAAGACACCGACTCCTGTAGGGTTAGGTATAAGCTCTTCCGAGCTGAACCCTTGGTCAGACCAAACCGGTCACCCGCCTACTCCTTTAACTGGTTTTACCACCCCTTCGGAACAAACGTCTCCCTCAAACTCAAAACCCAGCTTAGCCAAGTTGATCATCCCTCATAACAGTTTCTCCCACACACGCTCATCACACAAACCACCTGTCCCTGCCATATCCATCATCGACCCTTCTGGACATACCTCCTCCCCACCTTTACTCCTTACTCCTTCCTTATCCTCCGCCACCTCGAGACGCCAAAAGATTCACAAAAACATCAAAATCGCTCTTCGtattcttttcccttcccttcaaTCTTTCCGCCACAAATCGGTACTCGGCATGATTCTCGCCACCATGTCCGTCCCCGCCATTTTGGCGCTGACGTTGACTTTACCtgtggtggatgatgggaATGAGATGGAGCAAGGTGGGGTGAGGCTTGAAGACGGGGATGAATATGGAGGTGGGGACGATGGAGATTTAAGCGGTGACTatttggatgatggataTGACCGAGATGACGATACCGATGAAGACCATGAAACGTATGGAcatggggaaggggaagagtaTGATTATGAtcaaggcgaagaagaagcggacCGATTACTCAACCCTCAGATAGGTGAAGAACTCCATCATCTCGTAGACCACGGTTTTTCCCCGCTTCATTCTCCCCTAGGGAGGATTTACCACGCTGCTAAGAGTCGGATGAACCAGCATGTGGAATATGGagacgaggacgaaggGAATTTAGGGTCAGGAGGCTTGAGCCCGGCGAGgaacgaagaggaggatggctatgaagaggaagaagactttTTTgcaagggaagaaggaaaagagattgATGACGAATGCGAGGAAGCGTGTGAACAGGCAATGGAATTCAACAAGTATCTCGTCGCGACACAATGTGTCTTGGGTCCTGCTTTTTGCTGTTTCATCATGTTCA ACAATCAAACCTACTTCAAATGGGTCATGCTTGGATCCTCCATCGCCGGTCTGATCGTCGCCATCCCCGTCCTCTTGTTTGGCAAAGACGGGACAGCTCAACCATGGCGTTTGGTGAGATGTTTTGCAGGGTTTATCTGCAGTATGATGTGGATTGCTGCAATTGCGGATGAGGTGGTTGATGTCCTGAGT ACGTTGGGAGAGATTCTGGGATTGAGCGACGCAATTATTGGCCTCACCA TCTTTGCTGTGGGGAATTCTCTCGCCGACTTAGTAGCCAACGTCACTGTGGCACAGTTTGCCCCAGCGATGGCCTATGCAGCCTGTTTTGGTGGCCC TATGCTTAACCTCCTTCTCGGTGTCGGTGGTTCAGGTACCTAccacctcctcttttcctccccgCATTCACCCATCATTGTCGATTTTTCACCGACATTATGGGTTTCAGCCACtggcctcatcctcatgcTTGTGGCTACCGCCATATTTGTGCCTCTCAACGGATACCTGATCGATAGGCGTTGGGCGGTATGTCTCATAGCAGGTTACATCATCCTGATGACGGTGAACGTGGGCGTAGAGCTCAAGACTGGGAGAGATTAA
- a CDS encoding hypothetical protein (Match to EST gb|CF189297.1|CF189297; HMMPfam hit to Gtr1_RagA, Gtr1/RagA G protein conserved region, score: 156.1, E(): 7.3e-44), translating into MPHAARKKVLLMGKSGSGKTSMRSVIFSNFSAKDTRRLGATIDVEQSAVRFLGGLVLNLWDCGGQSAFVDNYLSSQKDTIFSNVAVLIYVFDNTTSEWESDITYFEEILLALRENSPDAGVWCLINKMDLIDKEDPKRKRYNERKEELMRVNEKVEKEVEERGREITCFPTSIWDESLYKAWSSIIHTLIPNISLITSHLTYLRDLCLCVEAVMFEAETFLVIAKSGSPLDCDPSDLDAVEAKAGGKDLDRQRFEKISEIIKGFRKVCQRNHERYQGFQAKFDACTVVLEPLSKNTFILLVSNDPRIETGAMLYNIHRAQTHVAEFGVGKIVLERKCGICKRDPKAKYECKEEDDPSVPAWDAVDKEDAPLMQPSIGTR; encoded by the exons ATGCCCCATGCTGCAAGGAAAAAG GTGCTCTTGATGGGCAAATCAG GGTCCGGAAAGACATCCATGCGATCAGTCATCTT CTCAAACTTTAGTGCAAAAGATACTCGAAGGTTAGGAGCTACCATCGATGTCGAACAATCTGCTGTTCGCTTCCTCGGTGGTCTCGTACTG AATCTGTGGGACTGTGGTGGTCAATCCGCCTTTGTAGATAACTacctctcttcccaaaAAGATaccatcttctcaaacgTCGCCGTCCTCATCTACGTATTTGATAATACCACTTCCGAATGGGAATCCGATATTACGTATTTCGAGGAaatcctcctcgccctgCGCGAGAACTCGCCAGATGCTGGGGTGTGGTGTTTGATAAACAAGATGGATCTGATAGATAAGGAGGatccaaagaggaagagatataatgagagaaaggaagagttgatgaGGGTGAATGAAAAGGTTGAaaaggaggtggaagagcgAGGGAGGGAGATTACGTGTTTCCCGACAAGTATCTGGGATGAGTCGCTGTACAAG GCTTGGTCATCAATTATTCACACACTCATCCCAAACATCTCCCTCATAACCTCCCACCTCACCTACCTCCGAGACCTCTGTTTATGCGTGGAGGCAGTCATGTTTGAAGCAGAAACATTTTTGGTCATTGCTAAATCCGGTTCACCGCTAGATTGCGATCCGTCCGATTTGGACGCTGTGGAAGCGAAAGCGGGAGGAAAGGATTTGGATAGACAGAGGTTTGAGAAGATCTCGGAGATCATAAAAGGTTTTAGGAAAGTCTGCCA ACGTAATCACGAACGATACCAAGGGTTTCAAGCCAAGTTTGACGCCTGCACCGTCGTCCTCGAACCGCTCTCGAAAAATACATTCATCCTCCTGGTCTCTAACGATCCGAGGATAGAAACAGGTGCGATGTTGTATAATATACATCGAGCGCAGACGCATGTGGCCGAGTTTGGAGTGGGTAAGATTGTGTTGGAGAGGAAATGCGGGATATGCAAACGCGATCCAAAAGCCAAGTATGAGTgtaaagaggaagatgatccAAGTGTGCCAGCGTGGGATGCGGTAGATAAGGAAGACGCACCGTTGATGCAGCCAAGCATCGGAACGAGATGA